TCAGTCCCGCCGCTCCGCCGAGGCCGCAGGTGCTCTACTTCGGCTCCGCGGGAATTTTCCCGCACGCGACCATGCCGCCTCCGCAGCCGCAACCTCCGCTGCACATTGCGGTGCAACCGAGCCCGCCGGTCACGGTCGGCATGCCCATGGTCCTCGATTCGACGCCACTCGTCAACAGCCCGACGGCGGCCGCGAAGCGCGTGCGGCTGTTCGGAGTCAACCTCGACAACCCGCACACCCACGGCGGCGAGTCAAGCAACGATGCCAACGCATTGTCGCTGCGGATGCCGGGATGGCAAAGGCCGACACCGTTTAGGTCGCTGGAATTGC
This Triticum urartu cultivar G1812 unplaced genomic scaffold, Tu2.1 TuUngrouped_contig_7765, whole genome shotgun sequence DNA region includes the following protein-coding sequences:
- the LOC125531657 gene encoding B3 domain-containing protein Os02g0683500-like gives rise to the protein PAAPPRPQVLYFGSAGIFPHATMPPPQPQPPLHIAVQPSPPVTVGMPMVLDSTPLVNSPTAAAKRVRLFGVNLDNPHTHGGESSNDANALSLRMPGWQRPTPFRSLELPQHGAAGAESSAASSPSSSSSSKREAHSSLDLDL